The Musa acuminata AAA Group cultivar baxijiao chromosome BXJ1-8, Cavendish_Baxijiao_AAA, whole genome shotgun sequence genomic sequence TCTCTCCTTGGTCCATTTCAGGGTATCGATATCGTCGCCGGCGGCCGGAGCAAGAAGGCGAGGCGCACTGCCCCGAGGTCCGACGATGTCTACCTCAAACTTCTCGTCAAGGTTAAACTGGCTTGCACTGGTTGATTTCGGTTTTTCTGAGCGCTCTCTTACTGGCTCTCACATCAGATCTGACGATGGATTCGTTTCTGTTCTCTCTGTTGGATCAGCTCTATAGGTTCTTGGTGCGGAGGACGGGGAGCAAGTTCAATGCGGTGATACTTAAGAGGTTTTTTATGAGCAAGATCAACAGGCCCCCGATCTCCCTCAAGAGGCTCATCACTTTCATGAATGGGAAGGTTGGACCTTTCATTGCCTCTAGTTCTTCTCTGTAGAGATTCCGAGATTCGTGACTTGCAATCGTCCTGATTGATTTGATCTCGACCAGGATAATAAGATTGCTGTGATCGTTGGGACCGTGACCGACGATAAGAGAGTTTATGAGGTTCCGGCGCTCAAGGTGACGGCTCTGAGGTTTACGGAGACAGCGAGGGCTAGGATTATCAAGGCTGGTGGGGAATGCTTGACTTTTGATCAGCTTGCTCTTCGGGCGCCTCTTGGGCAGAACACGGTATACTTTTTCCTCACTTCTGTTTTCTTCTGTCTTGTTTTTCACGCCATATTATAAGCCTATTCTCTTACTATTTCCATTCTGTGAAGTTAGAGGAGTGGTTTTGATGATTTTAGATATGCTACATAGTTGCAAATGAACTAGTCCCTGGTGAGTTGCTGAAGAAACTAAATTGTAGTCCGGAAAAATCTATAGAAATGTTGGAGACTTACCTTTGATTAATTTACTTACATGTACACTCGTAATTGTTAATTTACTTCTGATTCCCTAGATGTTTTTCGATTGAAGGAACTTTATTATGTCTATATCAGATGCTCGTGTGGTCCCTCTTATTATTcttgttttctctcttttctctttctgATCTCTCCACTCacaaattgtttgtattttcttgGTGAAGAAAATAATCTACCCTGAATTGgttgtttttttattttggtCATCCATTTTCTTATTCCTTTTTTTCCTAAAATTAAAAAAAGCTTTATTTCTACCCTTGTACAAGCCGTGTTTTGTTTGATTGTATGAGATTGACTCCCTAATTGATGATTCTTGAAGCTTGTTCCTCACAAGTGATGCTTATTGCTGTGTGAGACTTCATATCTGATTGGACAGCCCGCACATTTAGATCAGATGGTTGTATTTATAATTAGTTGAGTGTTGTATGCTGAACCAATGAGAACTTCTGTGGAAATACAAAGTGGCTCATGTAATGAAGAAGAGTGTGACTGTTGTTGGGATGCCTTGATCCATTTTACAGCTATAATGCCATGTAACAGAACCTTCAGAATCTTGCAGTAAATTTGTCCTCCTTTCTCCTGATTTTTTCTCTTGATTGCAGATCCAGCTACTTCTTAGCAGAGTGAGGATAACTTCTAAATTGCAACTCAAATTATGCATTTCTTCGTTTTCtatcttctcttgatttcttacagTATTCATCCCActatattattgtatttatttttGATGCGCTCttatgatatttatcaatttgtTAGTCACTTATTTCTTTGATTGATCTGTGAAATTTAAGGCCATCCTTATTTGGGTATAGAAGCCAATTTATTGATTATTGTAAAACAAGTGCATAGCTAAGGTGATTTTCATGTAGAGATATTAGATAGCTGGTAGTGGGTGATCAGGTGAAGCTGATCACTAATGTAATACCATAGCACACACTATCAAAAAATGTTTATTAGACTAGTTTATGAAGTTGAGCCATACTAtatcaaatatcaaaatgtaacatGATGTGATAAGTGTATTAAGTTAATGTGGTACAAAATATCTAAATATTGAAACATAATATAGTCATACACAACCCAGATAAAATCAAAATGACAAGATATGATGATCATTCACAGTTTATTATCATCCAAAAGTGGGAAACTAGATCCTAGAGGCCAACGTTTTCATGGATAATAAAGAGAGATGATTAATGAGAACTGGATAATGGTTATCTCATTTGTCATGTTCTGCAACAGGAGCGAGAAATTGATATATAGGGTTCAATAGAGGCAGAAAGATAGAATGAGAAAGAGAAAATTGAGATAGAAAGATCAGAGGAGTATTAAGTGATGAGTGTACAAACAATCATAATTGGCTAGGTAGAACACTGTGGATGTTTTGGAGATGTtgtttttatttctaaatttttATTGAAATGAGCTTTTGCTGACTAAAGCTTTCAATAATATGTGATTGTTATTGGCAAAATACACAAAAAAGAAACATGTTGGTTCTTATTTTTAAAGATCTGTTTAGAAAATAAAATGGATTGTAAGGATGGCTTTAGTTTTAGGTTTTCTTTCATACCCTGTCCACTAGCGTATTTTTCACATGATTATGTTATCCTGCTAGCAGGTAGAATGGTTCTGAATTAGTGCATTAAATTCTTAATGACAAACTAAAGATATTATGACTGTCTTGATGTGTATGCAGACAGTTTCTCATTTATGCTACATTTTAAAATTCTAATATCTTCTAGTGTGTTTTTTGAACTTTGTCTACATAGCTATAATTTTTTTGGATTTACGATGACTTGGCTCGATTGAATTTGTTAATTTTATCCCAGCATTCTGCAAAATTTCTTGCCTTTGCCTTAATTGTGTAAATCCTTTTGATTTACTATGACAGTTTCtcatgtatgcttaatttaacaaACAGGTACTCCTTAGGGGTCCAAAGAATGCCAGGGAAGCTGTGAAGCACTTTGGTAAAGCACCTGGAGTTCCACACAGCAACACCAAGCCTTATGTCCGATCCAAGGGAAGGAAATTTGAAAGGGCTAGAGGAAGGAGGAACAGCAGGGGATTTAGGGTTTAAGCCGCCTCATATCATATTCTAATTACTTTATGAGAACTAAATGGTACTGTTGTGGCATTAAGGATTTCCTGTCATCATTGCTGTTTTGCTTTTGTTTCGATTTTGTCAAGGAAACAAGGATTGTTTAGTTCATTtgagaattttatttttaatttgacATGCATGAGTTTAATCTATTTGTTGCCAAAGCTCTGATCGGAAAACTAGGCATCACCGCATCCACCCCAATGAACTTGCCATATTATCCTTTTGAAGCGAGCATAAACGAAGGTTAATGCAACGACGTCACTATGGGAGCCATCAGCAACATTCTTAAGGGTCTCCTTCTCTTAAAGACAACAAAGGCATCAACGAGGACAAACCAAGAGTCAAGGAGAAGGACAATAAAGGCAGAGTGACGAGATATTTAGGATATTAAAAAATACACCAAATGATAAAATTAAAAGCTGAGAGCACTTactgaaaaatattatatatatatattttctgaaaAATCTCCTAAATTACAAGTTAGATGTCAAAAAGCGAGCTACTTCCAATGACAAACATTCCCGATGCCAACAATAACAACTACTCAGTGCAGAGGAAACTCTTGGTATTGAAAACACTGGCTAAGCAAAATTTATATAATCATTACATAAGTTTTACTTTCTAATTTAAACACCACGAGagcatttatttatgatactaaa encodes the following:
- the LOC135587355 gene encoding large ribosomal subunit protein eL18x-like — protein: MVLYKYPRSISTRWESERQNPRTEAPLGGAEEQRGAMGIDIVAGGRSKKARRTAPRSDDVYLKLLVKLYRFLVRRTGSKFNAVILKRFFMSKINRPPISLKRLITFMNGKDNKIAVIVGTVTDDKRVYEVPALKVTALRFTETARARIIKAGGECLTFDQLALRAPLGQNTVLLRGPKNAREAVKHFGKAPGVPHSNTKPYVRSKGRKFERARGRRNSRGFRV